CGTGTTCTGGGAGAGAAGACGCCCGGCGTCGAGTTTCTTCGCAGTGAAGTGTTCAGCGGGGACCACGGTTTGACGGTCATCGAGCATGCACCCTTTGGGGTGATTGGCGCAGTGACTCCCGTGACGCACTCGCTGCCCACGCTGACGGGCAACGCCATCGCCATGATTGCGGCAGGCAACACGGTTGTCTTCAACCCGCATCCCAGTGGCAAGCGGGTCGCCGCCGAGGGGGTTCGCCGCTACAACCAGGCCATCTTCCGCGATTTGGGCATCGACAACGTGATGTGTGTCATTACCGAGCCCACAATCGAAACGGCCAACGCCATCTTCAAGCACCGGGATATCGCCCTCCTGTGTGTGACCGGTGGTCCGGGGGTGGCCCGGGCAGCGATGCAGCAGGCCAAACGGGCTATCGTGGCTGGTCCGGGGAATCCGCCGGTGGTGGTTGATGAGACCGCGGACCTGGATCGCGCAGCGCGGTGCATCATCAAGGGTGCTTCCTACGACAACAACCTCCTCTGCATCGCGGAGAAGGAAGTCTTCGCGGTGGAGAAGATTTTCGATCAGTTGATGACGGCCATGGAAAGGGCGGGAGCGGTTCGGCTCAACGCTGCCGAAATCGAGGCTCTCACGGCCAAAGCGATCACGTACGCGGGCGAAGGCGAACACCGGCATCCGGTCGGCGTGAAAGAATTCATCGGCCAGGATGCAGCCAAACTGGCGCGTGCCATTGGTAAGAAGATTCCCGATGACGTCGAACTTCTGTTCGGCGAAACGGACTTCTCCAATCCGTTTGTGCACGCCGAGCAGATGATGCCCTTTGTCCCGTTTGTGCGGTGCCGGGACGTCGACGAAGCCATTGAGCGGGCGCGGATTGCCGAGCACGGCTTCCGGCACACAGCGATCATCCATTCGCATGACGTGGTGAATATGACCAAAATGGGTCGAGCGCTGGACACCACAATTTTCGTGAAAAACGGACCGTGCATGGCCGGATTGGGCCTCGGTGGCGAAGGCTACATTTCGTACTCCATTGCTGGGCCGACGGGTGAAGGCATCACAACGCCCCTCACTTTCACCCGTGAACGCCGCTGCGCGATGATCGACAGTCTGCGAATCTTGGGCAAGTAAAAAGTCGCTACGGGTGAAACTTTGAGGTTGCATTCTGGGGATTGGGCCTTGCACCGATCAGAATTCAACACAAGCATTCGGAGCTGGGCCGTAACGGATTCGCCGGAAGGACGATACGGAATTCATGCTGGCAGGACGAGTGGTGGGTCATGCAACGTCGACGGTGAAGCATCCATCCATGAAAGGCTGGAAGCTGCTGCTGGTTCAGCCATTGGCAGCCGACGGTGTTTCGCCGGACGGCGACCCGGTTTTGGTGGTTGATCACCTGGGAGCAGGTCGAGGGGATCTGGTCATTGTCAGTTCCGATGGCAAACACACACAGACGATCATAGGAGATCCACATACTCCTGTGCGGTGGTCGGTGATTGGGATTGTGGACTGATGGCCAGCGGCGATTGGAATGCTCAACTGATCGAACAGGTCGTGCGTGAGGTCCTGGCCGCGCTTCAGCGGCGAATTGGGACGGAGCAGGGAGCGCGTGAGCAGACCCCTGCCGCACCATCCGGAGAAGTAGACTCGCAGCGCGACGCAGAACCGCGGTCTCAATCGGAAGCGAGCCAATTAGTCCGAAAAGAAAATCAACCGATGGAATCTGCCCGACCGCTGGCCAGGTTCGTTTCCACGCGGGATGGCGAGCTCGTTCTGTCGGACAGGGTGATCACCCTGGCCCAGGTGAGTGATCGGCTGGAGGGGATCCGGCGGGTGGTGGTTCCGATGGGAGCGGTGGTAACACCTGCCGTAAGAGATTTACTTCAGGACAAGGGGATTGCGGTGTTCCACGGGGGCGGCCAGAAGCCTGCCGAAAATGGCAATGTGTCACCTGCCGGGGCTCCCACAGTAGCAGTGTTATTAGTGACACAAAGGATCAATCCCCAGCAACTGGATAATCTATTACGCCCGGAGGGGATCACCGCGGAGTATGAAACATTGGATTGCCTCATCCGGGCGAGTGAAAGGGCAGCGGAGCTGTGCCGCAAACAGAGGCTGGTTGTCGTGATCACCCGACATGTGGCTGCCGAAGTGTGTCTGGCCAATCGGCAGCGGGGAGTGCGGGCGATTGCGGGACGGAATCCGCAGGAAGTGGCGGGCGATACGGCAGCGGTCGGTGCCAATGTTTTGGTGGCCGACCTGAACACAGGCTTGTTCAGCCTCAAGCGGATGATCCGTCAGTTTGTGGCATCGTCCCACGTTTGTCCGGAAATTTTCCGCGAAAAATTGGAACTCCAGTGAGGTGAGTTTTTTCGTCGGTGGGACAACCGCCGATCCGGTTAGAAAGGACACACGTCGTGAGAGTTGGAAAAGTGATTGGCACCGTCACTCTCAATCGCGCGCACCCGACCATGATCGGGGCGAGGTTCAAGCTCGTGGTGCCGCTGTCCCTGGAAATGCTACTGGGCGAACGTCCAGCCGACGCGGAAGAGCTGGTTCTGTATGACGAACTGGGTGCTCACGACGGATGTCTGGTGGCCTTCAGCGAGGGCCGCGAGGCAGCGCAGCCATTCGCAGAACCGAAGCCGGTAGACGCCTACCTGGCGGCAATCCTGGATCAGGTGGAGGTTTGTCCACTCCGGGAAGTGCTTCCGGTCTCGGCGGGTGAATGAAAGTCATCGGATGAGATCAGAATCCAGAAACGTAGTCAGCGCCTGATAAAAGCAGCCCGAAAATAAATTTGGCAGGTCGGAGGGTTGGAACGATGGCATCCCAGATGGATTCTCAGCAAAAGCCCAGGACAACCGCGCGTGGCGGCGGAACACCGCTGAACATTCAGCGACTGAAGCAGGAAATCTGCGAAATCGGCGACCGTCTATACAAGCGTGGTTTTGCTGCGGCAAACGATGGGAATATTTCGTACCGGATCAGCGAGAATCAGGTCCTGTGTACGCCCACGATGATTTGCAAGGGCTTCATGAAGCCTGAAGACCTCTGCATCGTGGACATGGAGGGCCGCCAGATTGCGGGCGTCCGAAAGGCCACGAGCGAAATTAAGCTCCATCTCGCTATCATGAAGGCTCGACCGGACATTCGAGCCGTGGTGCACTGCCATCCGCCGCACGCCACAGCCTTTGGCATCGCCCGGGAAGCGGTTCCGCTGTGCGTGCTTCCGGAAGTGGAAATCTTTCTGGGCGAAGTGCCGATCGCCAAATACGAGACGCCCGGCACGCAGGAATTCGCCAACACAATTCTCCCGTTTGTGGAGAAGTGCAACGTGATCATTCTGGCCAACCATGGCACCGTGAGCTTCGGCGACACGGTGGAAAAGGCCTACTGGTACACGGAGATCCTCGACGCGTACTGCCGGATGCTCATGCTGGCGAAGAGCCTGGGGCGAATCAACTATTTCACAGAACCCGAGGTCAAAGCCCTGCTGGATTTGAAACAGCGGTTGGGCTACAAAGATCCGCGTCTGGAGCTGGAAAACTGCGAACTCTGCGCCAATGACGTTTTTCGGGACAGCTGGCGGGAAAGCGGCGTCCGCCAGGAAGTGTTCCAGCCGCCTCGCTTTCGGTCAGGCCAAAGTGGCAGTTGCGGCGTCAATCCGCAGTTAAGTGAGGAAGAACGCGAGCAACTCGTCCAGCTCATTACCGATCGGGTGATGGAAATCCTCAAGTCGCAGTCCTAGGCTGAACGGCTTGGGTTTACCGTGGGGATCGGTTCTCCCATTGTTCCGAACATCCTGCGAAGACTGGGCCATCCTGAAATGGCCCTTTTTCTTTTCTACCGGTGAGCATTGCACCGACCGGTGTTGATTAGTTTGACCGTTTCCGGTTCGGCCGGTGGCCTGATTGGCGGAGTCGCACGAATTGGCAGGGATGATGGCGTCCGTGCGCTTGGACCGGGAAGTCGGGCTTCGGATCATAACGGATGAGTGACGGATCTCGGCTGTGTCTGTTATGAGACGTGAAGTCATAAAGAGAGAATTCGCGAACAGACGATGACGTTCTTGACTAGCAGGGCCGGGCAGGTATGCTAAGGGGGCAGTGATCGTTCCCTTGGAACAGGAGAGGCACGATGACCTGCCCCTCAGAAGTCGGCAAATGTTTTTCGAGACCCAGCTTACAAAACAGGTTTGCGGGAAGAGGCTTGGCAGGACTTGCGGGGGTGGGGCGGGTGGTTCTCGCTCTGGTTGCCGGGATGGCGATTCTCCTGCCAGCGCGTTTTGAGTTCCGGGCCTGCGCGGCCGAAACGGGCAATCCACCAAGTTATGAGCCGGCTCCTGTTCGCTGTCTCATCGTGACGGGCGAAGATTATCCCGGCCATAAATGGCAGGAGACAACACCTGTCCTGAAAAAGCTCCTGGAGGCACGCGGTGATATTGCCGTGGATGTGGCAGAGGAACTGAGCGTTCTGCGCACCGAGAAACCTTTTCAATATCAGGTGCTCGTTCTCCATTTCAAAAACTACGATCCTGACGTTCCGGGTCGGAAGGGGTTGAAGACGCTGGAGCGCTTTGTGCAGCAGGGTGGGGGATTGGTGCTCGTCCACTTTGCCTGCGGGGCATTCCAGGAATTCAAGGAAGATTTCGTTAAACTTGTCGGACGGGTTTGGGATCCCCAGCTTCGCGGACACGATCCCTACGGCACTTTCAGGGTGCGCATCGTGGATCGAGAACATCCCATCACTCGCGGGCTTCAGGATTTCGATACCGTCGATGAGCTCTACACGTGTTTGGCGGGAGACATCCCGATTCATGTTCTGGCCGTTGCCCGCTCTAAAGTGGATGGAAAAGATTATCCCATGGCTTTTGTGCTCCAGGTGGGCAAAGGGCGGGTTTTTCACTGTGTGCTGGGGCACGACG
This is a stretch of genomic DNA from Thermogutta terrifontis. It encodes these proteins:
- a CDS encoding aldehyde dehydrogenase family protein, whose amino-acid sequence is MQVNEALVRTVVEEVLQRLKGNGVPSAPPPVVKRYQGRFGLFTDVDDAVAAAVEAFDILSRRTLEERKRLIDHIRRIAIEQCVELGTMEMEETKIGRLEHKIEKLRVLGEKTPGVEFLRSEVFSGDHGLTVIEHAPFGVIGAVTPVTHSLPTLTGNAIAMIAAGNTVVFNPHPSGKRVAAEGVRRYNQAIFRDLGIDNVMCVITEPTIETANAIFKHRDIALLCVTGGPGVARAAMQQAKRAIVAGPGNPPVVVDETADLDRAARCIIKGASYDNNLLCIAEKEVFAVEKIFDQLMTAMERAGAVRLNAAEIEALTAKAITYAGEGEHRHPVGVKEFIGQDAAKLARAIGKKIPDDVELLFGETDFSNPFVHAEQMMPFVPFVRCRDVDEAIERARIAEHGFRHTAIIHSHDVVNMTKMGRALDTTIFVKNGPCMAGLGLGGEGYISYSIAGPTGEGITTPLTFTRERRCAMIDSLRILGK
- a CDS encoding EutN/CcmL family microcompartment protein, which produces MLAGRVVGHATSTVKHPSMKGWKLLLVQPLAADGVSPDGDPVLVVDHLGAGRGDLVIVSSDGKHTQTIIGDPHTPVRWSVIGIVD
- a CDS encoding EutN/CcmL family microcompartment protein, with the translated sequence MRVGKVIGTVTLNRAHPTMIGARFKLVVPLSLEMLLGERPADAEELVLYDELGAHDGCLVAFSEGREAAQPFAEPKPVDAYLAAILDQVEVCPLREVLPVSAGE
- a CDS encoding class II aldolase/adducin family protein codes for the protein MDSQQKPRTTARGGGTPLNIQRLKQEICEIGDRLYKRGFAAANDGNISYRISENQVLCTPTMICKGFMKPEDLCIVDMEGRQIAGVRKATSEIKLHLAIMKARPDIRAVVHCHPPHATAFGIAREAVPLCVLPEVEIFLGEVPIAKYETPGTQEFANTILPFVEKCNVIILANHGTVSFGDTVEKAYWYTEILDAYCRMLMLAKSLGRINYFTEPEVKALLDLKQRLGYKDPRLELENCELCANDVFRDSWRESGVRQEVFQPPRFRSGQSGSCGVNPQLSEEEREQLVQLITDRVMEILKSQS
- a CDS encoding ThuA domain-containing protein: MAGLAGVGRVVLALVAGMAILLPARFEFRACAAETGNPPSYEPAPVRCLIVTGEDYPGHKWQETTPVLKKLLEARGDIAVDVAEELSVLRTEKPFQYQVLVLHFKNYDPDVPGRKGLKTLERFVQQGGGLVLVHFACGAFQEFKEDFVKLVGRVWDPQLRGHDPYGTFRVRIVDREHPITRGLQDFDTVDELYTCLAGDIPIHVLAVARSKVDGKDYPMAFVLQVGKGRVFHCVLGHDVKAFQSEGLQTLYRQACLWCGGRLGETSRVNPREGR